A genomic region of Desulfosarcina ovata subsp. ovata contains the following coding sequences:
- a CDS encoding ABC transporter substrate-binding protein translates to MKRPIGPIAGLCLLLFFAAHAHAGPAARQVTDMVGRSVTVPAKARRLVTTFKPASLCVTALGLQDNLVAIDTDSKRDRLQLAVNPAIADLPAVGQKSTGINFEAILAVNPDLVVLFAQKDGIAIADRLRDHGVAAIVILPEKIESLYATLDLIAGAAGQPGKADRAVAACRRMVELAGQRVASVLPAQRKTVYFASALGVFSTATGDLLQDEMITLAGGIHAGHGLSGYFREISPEQFIAWNPDLVVISGPTAQRARRVLQQPQFAGVSAVAAGRIFDFPSNIAPWDFPSPLSVAGILWLAEKCYPEQFGDIDVEAEIDRLHRTLFGKGFHELGGTLGD, encoded by the coding sequence ATGAAACGACCGATCGGACCGATTGCCGGCCTTTGCCTGCTTCTTTTTTTCGCTGCCCATGCCCACGCCGGCCCGGCCGCACGCCAGGTGACCGACATGGTCGGCCGCAGCGTGACCGTACCGGCCAAGGCCCGGCGGCTGGTGACCACCTTCAAGCCCGCATCGCTGTGCGTCACCGCACTGGGCCTTCAGGACAACCTGGTGGCGATTGACACGGATTCCAAACGCGACCGGCTCCAGCTGGCCGTCAACCCGGCGATTGCCGACCTGCCGGCCGTGGGACAGAAATCCACGGGGATCAACTTCGAGGCCATTCTGGCGGTCAATCCGGACCTGGTGGTGCTCTTCGCCCAGAAAGACGGAATTGCCATCGCCGACCGGCTGCGGGACCACGGGGTGGCCGCCATCGTGATTCTGCCCGAGAAAATCGAATCCCTTTACGCCACCCTGGACCTGATTGCCGGAGCGGCCGGCCAGCCGGGAAAAGCCGACCGGGCCGTGGCCGCCTGCCGGCGCATGGTCGAGCTGGCCGGCCAGCGCGTGGCATCCGTTTTGCCGGCGCAGCGCAAAACCGTCTATTTCGCCTCGGCCCTGGGGGTTTTCTCCACCGCCACCGGCGATCTCCTCCAGGATGAGATGATCACCCTGGCCGGCGGCATCCATGCCGGTCATGGGCTGAGCGGCTACTTCCGTGAAATCTCACCCGAACAGTTCATCGCCTGGAACCCGGATCTGGTGGTCATTTCCGGGCCCACGGCCCAGCGCGCCCGCCGCGTCCTGCAGCAACCGCAGTTTGCCGGTGTGTCGGCCGTGGCCGCAGGCCGGATTTTCGACTTCCCCTCGAATATCGCGCCCTGGGATTTTCCGTCACCGCTTTCGGTGGCCGGGATCCTCTGGCTGGCGGAGAAATGCTACCCCGAGCAGTTTGGCGACATTGACGTTGAGGCTGAAATCGACCGGCTCCACCGGACCCTGTTCGGCAAGGGTTTTCACGAACTGGGCGGGACACTGGGCGATTGA
- a CDS encoding FecCD family ABC transporter permease: protein MQPETNTSVTAIPTAPGSTGLQTGLSVSLILLLLLSLWIGWVPIAPDELGPIVRAWIGNDTGQTIASKALVLGLVRIPRSLATVLVGMGLSAAGAVYQGLFRNPLVSPDILGVSAGATFGAALGLLMAGSSWLTIQALAFGCGLVAVGSALLIARIVAVRPMLVLVLAGLVVMSVFNAAITLLKYLSDPYNELPAIVFWIMGSMSRVQWGDLKLAAPVIGGSLVLIHVMRYKLNVLSLGDLQASSLGLNPRRDRLIFIFLSSITVSVSVAVCGQVLWVGLVMPHIARTLVGPNHEQMLPVAVLSGGIFLLLADTAARCLTMAELPISVVTAFTGAPLFAYLLYRNRGSGWS from the coding sequence ATGCAACCGGAAACCAATACGTCCGTCACCGCCATCCCAACAGCGCCCGGCAGCACCGGCCTGCAGACCGGTCTGTCCGTGAGCCTGATCCTCCTGCTGCTGCTCTCCCTGTGGATCGGCTGGGTCCCCATCGCCCCGGACGAGCTGGGCCCCATTGTGCGGGCCTGGATCGGCAACGATACCGGCCAGACCATCGCCAGCAAGGCCCTGGTCCTCGGGCTGGTGAGGATTCCCCGGTCACTGGCCACGGTGCTGGTGGGCATGGGACTGTCGGCGGCCGGTGCCGTCTACCAGGGGCTGTTCCGCAACCCCCTGGTGTCGCCGGACATCCTCGGCGTATCGGCCGGCGCCACGTTCGGCGCGGCCCTGGGCCTGCTCATGGCCGGCAGCAGCTGGCTGACCATTCAGGCCCTGGCGTTTGGCTGCGGATTGGTTGCCGTGGGATCGGCCCTGCTCATCGCCCGCATCGTGGCGGTACGCCCCATGCTGGTCCTGGTTCTGGCCGGGCTGGTGGTCATGTCGGTGTTCAACGCCGCCATCACCCTGCTCAAATACCTCTCGGACCCGTACAACGAACTGCCGGCCATCGTGTTCTGGATCATGGGCAGCATGAGCCGGGTGCAATGGGGAGACCTCAAGCTGGCGGCACCGGTGATCGGCGGCAGCCTCGTGCTGATCCATGTCATGCGCTACAAGCTCAATGTCCTCTCCCTGGGCGACCTCCAGGCCAGCAGCCTGGGCCTCAACCCCAGGCGCGACCGGCTGATTTTCATCTTCCTCAGCTCCATCACCGTCTCGGTGTCCGTTGCCGTCTGCGGCCAGGTTCTGTGGGTCGGGCTGGTCATGCCCCATATCGCCCGCACCCTGGTGGGTCCCAATCACGAGCAGATGCTGCCGGTGGCCGTGCTCAGCGGCGGAATTTTTCTGCTCCTGGCCGACACGGCGGCCCGCTGCCTGACCATGGCCGAACTTCCCATCAGCGTGGTCACCGCCTTTACCGGGGCTCCCCTTTTCGCCTATCTGCTCTACCGCAACCGGGGAAGCGGGTGGTCATGA
- a CDS encoding ABC transporter ATP-binding protein has protein sequence MSLVCQDLHFAYGGNAVLSAVDLTVEKGAFCVLLGRNGSGKTTLIYCLAGLLHPQRGSVTIDGLDLAGASRTRIARRVSLVPQEHADIFPFRVIDVVVMGRTATFRFAQRPGPEDYAAARQVLVDLDAESLAERNFNRISGGERRIALLARAILQADGTLLLDEPTNHLDFNNKYRLLEKIKGLCREKGTRVVASLHDPNLAARFADQVVMLSGGRILTSGDSGTVMTETWVSRLYQTPTRRVETDDGASLFVPCPSGEEKIGPQPEGLQGPRWS, from the coding sequence ATGAGCCTGGTCTGCCAAGATCTGCATTTCGCTTATGGCGGCAACGCCGTTTTATCGGCCGTGGATCTTACGGTTGAAAAAGGCGCCTTCTGCGTGCTGCTGGGTCGCAACGGTTCGGGCAAGACCACGCTGATCTACTGCCTGGCCGGGCTGCTGCATCCCCAGCGGGGATCGGTAACCATCGACGGCCTCGATCTGGCCGGCGCCTCCCGGACCCGGATCGCCCGGCGGGTGAGCCTGGTTCCCCAGGAGCACGCCGACATCTTCCCCTTCCGCGTGATAGACGTGGTGGTCATGGGACGCACGGCCACCTTCCGGTTCGCCCAGCGGCCCGGTCCGGAAGATTACGCGGCGGCCCGGCAGGTACTGGTCGATCTGGACGCCGAATCCCTGGCCGAGCGCAATTTCAACCGCATCTCCGGGGGGGAGCGGCGCATCGCCCTGTTGGCCCGGGCCATCCTCCAGGCAGACGGCACCCTGCTCCTGGACGAGCCGACCAATCATCTCGATTTCAACAACAAGTACCGCCTGCTTGAAAAAATCAAAGGTCTGTGCCGCGAAAAAGGGACCCGGGTGGTAGCCTCGCTGCACGATCCGAACCTGGCCGCCCGGTTTGCCGATCAGGTGGTGATGCTCTCGGGCGGCCGGATCCTGACCAGCGGCGATAGCGGTACGGTGATGACCGAAACCTGGGTCAGCCGGCTCTACCAGACCCCCACCCGCCGGGTGGAAACCGACGACGGCGCGTCTCTGTTCGTGCCCTGCCCGTCCGGGGAAGAAAAAATTGGCCCTCAACCCGAAGGTCTGCAAGGTCCGCGCTGGAGTTGA
- a CDS encoding Rossmann-like domain-containing protein, giving the protein MTHQCSHHDGPALPLDRPAQGSERQLANELIDALDRPAATIAEIAVGAHFIGIRADADGSVCAGLASTLGAGPSADERQLVDQLVGKSLKEAAGLLKTSSAFSISLGAAALNAGIVPPESQPGLEASTIMAEKGQEGETVLVGEFPFVNQLRQQVKTLHLFELRDVPGATSPAEWDAILGRCQVLGLTGTTLLTRAMTAYLGKAPQAYTIVIGPTTPLSPVLFSHGADVLAGCRIVSIGPVFEGIRKGLSFRAFKKLGVEFVAWSKNGA; this is encoded by the coding sequence ATGACACACCAATGCAGTCACCACGACGGCCCTGCCCTGCCCTTGGACCGACCGGCCCAAGGCAGCGAACGCCAACTGGCCAATGAGCTGATCGACGCCCTGGACCGACCGGCGGCGACCATCGCCGAAATTGCCGTGGGCGCCCATTTCATCGGCATCCGCGCCGATGCGGACGGCAGCGTCTGTGCGGGCCTGGCGTCAACCCTGGGCGCCGGACCGTCGGCAGACGAGCGTCAACTGGTGGACCAGCTGGTCGGCAAATCCCTGAAGGAGGCCGCCGGCCTGCTGAAAACCAGCAGCGCCTTTTCCATCAGTCTCGGGGCAGCGGCCCTGAATGCCGGCATCGTGCCTCCCGAAAGCCAGCCGGGCCTGGAAGCGTCAACGATCATGGCCGAAAAGGGTCAGGAAGGGGAAACCGTACTGGTGGGGGAATTCCCATTCGTCAACCAGTTGCGCCAGCAGGTCAAAACCCTTCATCTTTTCGAATTGCGGGACGTGCCCGGAGCGACCTCACCGGCCGAGTGGGACGCGATCCTCGGCCGCTGCCAGGTGCTCGGCCTCACCGGAACCACCCTGCTCACCCGGGCCATGACCGCCTACCTGGGAAAAGCGCCCCAGGCCTACACGATTGTCATCGGTCCCACGACACCGCTGTCGCCGGTGCTTTTTTCCCATGGCGCCGATGTTCTGGCCGGTTGCCGGATCGTCTCCATAGGGCCGGTGTTCGAGGGCATCCGCAAGGGCTTGTCGTTCCGGGCGTTCAAGAAACTGGGCGTTGAATTCGTGGCGTGGTCCAAAAACGGCGCATAG
- a CDS encoding GGDEF domain-containing protein, whose translation MAMVEDATDLERTEAMLRDSEKRYRQLFQSAPIALIEWDVSMLKAYIETLHASGIDDLAAYLTQHPGQVRHCWSLIRTVDYNQAFLELMGIAGRNKPVDAFLPTDADDFMRMAREVILMAAEGKTAVEREETLVTTIGERKTVIGKSMVVSGHEETLSRVAIALVDISKRKKAEAALRESERRFREQAFRDGLTGLYNQRYLYRSLATWIERASAGDMPLSLIFMDLDRFKTVVDTHGHLNGSRVIQKVAQTINGCLAPPAFAVAYAGDEFVVVMPESNLPQALEKAAQIRSRMADTVYALGQGVEVRLQASFGVATYPQHASDLNGLIAAADHALFAVKATGKNAIGRFRG comes from the coding sequence ATGGCGATGGTTGAGGACGCCACCGATCTGGAACGGACCGAAGCCATGCTGCGGGACAGCGAAAAGCGCTATCGACAGCTTTTCCAGTCCGCGCCCATCGCCTTGATCGAGTGGGATGTCTCGATGCTGAAGGCGTACATAGAAACCCTGCATGCTTCCGGCATCGACGACCTGGCTGCCTACCTGACGCAACACCCCGGGCAGGTGCGGCACTGCTGGTCGCTGATTCGAACGGTGGATTACAATCAGGCCTTTCTGGAACTGATGGGCATCGCCGGTCGCAACAAGCCGGTGGACGCGTTTTTGCCGACAGACGCAGATGATTTTATGCGCATGGCCCGGGAAGTGATTCTGATGGCCGCCGAGGGGAAGACGGCCGTCGAACGGGAGGAGACGCTCGTGACCACCATCGGCGAACGTAAAACCGTTATCGGAAAGTCGATGGTGGTCTCCGGTCATGAGGAGACATTGTCCCGGGTGGCCATCGCCCTGGTGGACATCTCAAAGCGCAAGAAAGCGGAAGCGGCCCTGCGCGAAAGCGAACGGCGCTTCCGTGAACAGGCGTTCCGGGACGGACTGACCGGCCTGTATAATCAGCGCTACCTTTACCGCTCGCTGGCCACATGGATCGAGCGGGCCAGCGCCGGCGATATGCCGCTTTCCCTGATTTTCATGGACCTGGACCGCTTCAAGACCGTCGTCGATACCCATGGCCATCTCAATGGCAGCCGGGTCATCCAAAAGGTGGCGCAGACCATCAACGGCTGCCTGGCCCCGCCGGCCTTTGCCGTGGCCTACGCCGGAGACGAGTTTGTGGTGGTCATGCCGGAGTCGAACCTCCCGCAGGCACTGGAAAAAGCCGCCCAGATCCGTTCGCGCATGGCCGATACGGTTTATGCGCTGGGCCAGGGGGTCGAGGTGCGGCTGCAGGCCAGTTTCGGGGTTGCCACCTATCCGCAGCACGCCAGCGACCTGAACGGCCTGATTGCCGCCGCCGATCATGCGCTTTTTGCTGTCAAGGCCACCGGCAAGAACGCCATTGGCCGGTTCCGCGGCTGA
- a CDS encoding tetratricopeptide repeat protein, whose product MNRWLDVAVLLLAGWIMGAIPGHSAGPMARMAEEAGIRTLSRPAGETVNDPSQAVFAHFRMARQLAAAGNDRQALAHARKALAMGVAALGDADPRLAPLHNETAVLLHRLGRHAEAAAHFETALQLKTENYPPDDPQLALAMNNLASVYTDLGRLPAAEALQRKALAIDQQRFGSDSLAAADDLNNLAAILQAREDVVQARTLLHRAITIYEAAQSDNHRHLAGLHNNIALLEKLQGRFVPAMDHYTRALGHMVAVGGDDHLDVACIRGNLAMLERDSGNAEAAETLFRQAISAYRQQPQARPAEMAGVLNGFASLLRDQNRFSEARTLYREALAIQDRTTGPDHRNRAALSNNLGELELAMGNLADAESHFSQALKIWQAQEDPPELWIAAVHNNLGLLTARRGNGRKAETHLRGALRLTARLGDDHYQLIDILANLSAVRRDQGDAAESARLLDRALAIATRVLPPPHPRRIELLNSLAALHVTQKDLSAADRYSRQAATLVRERLQYGPADPRARRLLRHVLVNRIDLLQRLADQQPKQAQAFAREAFAVAQWAMASRAGEAFSQLATRFAAGSGELADGVRQRQDLLIRQGHLERMLTQMLMTPDETAAAGQPGVVQRQLDRIAVELTGITDTLTRAFPDYMALERPTVQTAETVQGLLGPHEGVLLVLTGERDSYVWLLRGKGIAMARIPAGRVLLTETVARLKQGLNQADVLFADDLRPFDIKLSNQLYC is encoded by the coding sequence ATGAACCGCTGGCTCGACGTCGCTGTCCTCCTGCTGGCCGGCTGGATCATGGGGGCGATCCCCGGCCATTCCGCGGGTCCCATGGCCCGGATGGCCGAAGAGGCGGGGATCCGAACCCTCTCAAGGCCGGCAGGGGAAACCGTTAATGACCCCAGCCAGGCGGTCTTTGCGCACTTCCGGATGGCCCGCCAACTGGCGGCGGCCGGTAACGACCGCCAGGCCCTGGCACATGCCCGGAAAGCGCTGGCCATGGGTGTCGCGGCACTGGGAGACGCCGATCCGCGTCTGGCCCCGCTGCACAATGAAACCGCCGTACTGCTGCACCGGCTCGGCCGCCATGCCGAAGCCGCAGCCCATTTCGAGACCGCCCTGCAGTTGAAAACCGAGAACTATCCCCCTGACGATCCGCAACTGGCCCTGGCCATGAACAACCTCGCATCGGTTTACACGGACCTGGGCCGCCTGCCGGCGGCGGAGGCGCTGCAGCGCAAGGCACTGGCCATCGACCAACAGCGCTTCGGATCGGACAGCCTTGCGGCAGCCGACGATCTGAACAATCTTGCCGCCATCCTGCAGGCGCGGGAAGACGTTGTGCAGGCCAGGACGCTGCTGCATCGGGCCATCACCATTTACGAGGCCGCCCAAAGCGACAATCACCGCCACCTGGCCGGTCTCCATAACAACATCGCCCTGCTGGAAAAGCTGCAGGGACGGTTCGTCCCGGCCATGGATCACTACACGCGGGCCCTTGGCCACATGGTTGCCGTCGGTGGCGATGACCACCTGGATGTGGCCTGCATCCGGGGCAACCTGGCCATGCTTGAGCGGGACAGCGGCAACGCCGAGGCCGCCGAAACCCTGTTCCGCCAGGCTATTTCCGCCTATCGGCAGCAACCGCAGGCCCGGCCCGCCGAGATGGCCGGGGTGCTGAACGGCTTCGCATCGCTCCTGCGGGACCAGAACCGGTTTTCCGAGGCCCGCACCCTCTACCGCGAGGCCCTGGCCATACAGGACCGGACCACCGGGCCGGATCACCGCAACAGGGCCGCCTTATCCAACAACCTCGGCGAACTGGAACTGGCCATGGGCAATCTGGCCGACGCCGAATCCCATTTTTCCCAGGCCCTGAAAATATGGCAGGCACAGGAGGATCCCCCGGAACTGTGGATCGCCGCGGTACACAACAACCTGGGGCTACTGACCGCGCGCCGTGGAAATGGACGCAAGGCGGAAACCCACCTGCGCGGGGCCCTGCGTCTGACCGCCCGGCTGGGCGACGATCACTACCAGTTGATCGATATTCTGGCCAACCTGTCGGCCGTGCGCCGGGATCAGGGAGATGCTGCTGAATCCGCCAGGCTGCTTGACAGGGCCCTTGCCATCGCGACCCGGGTGTTGCCCCCGCCCCACCCCCGGCGGATCGAACTGCTCAATTCGCTGGCGGCCCTTCACGTGACCCAAAAGGATCTCTCCGCTGCCGACCGTTACAGCCGGCAGGCGGCGACCCTGGTCCGGGAGCGTCTTCAATACGGGCCCGCGGATCCGCGTGCCCGGCGCCTGCTGCGGCATGTGCTGGTCAACCGCATCGACCTGTTGCAGCGCCTTGCCGATCAGCAGCCCAAACAGGCCCAGGCGTTTGCCCGCGAGGCGTTTGCAGTGGCGCAATGGGCCATGGCCAGCCGGGCCGGAGAGGCGTTCAGCCAGCTGGCAACGCGCTTTGCCGCCGGATCCGGAGAACTGGCCGATGGGGTTCGCCAACGCCAGGACCTCCTCATCCGGCAGGGCCATCTGGAACGGATGTTGACGCAGATGCTGATGACGCCTGACGAAACGGCCGCCGCCGGCCAGCCGGGGGTGGTTCAGCGCCAGCTTGACCGTATCGCTGTGGAATTGACCGGGATCACCGATACCCTCACGCGTGCCTTTCCCGACTATATGGCCCTTGAAAGGCCAACCGTACAAACGGCCGAAACGGTGCAGGGGTTACTGGGCCCCCATGAGGGGGTGCTGCTGGTGCTTACCGGTGAGCGCGACAGTTATGTCTGGCTGCTGCGAGGCAAAGGCATTGCCATGGCACGGATTCCAGCCGGACGCGTACTGCTGACCGAGACGGTGGCGCGTCTGAAACAGGGGCTGAACCAGGCCGATGTGCTGTTTGCCGATGACCTGCGCCCCTTTGACATCAAACTGTCCAACCAGTTATACTGTTAG
- the nudC gene encoding NAD(+) diphosphatase, producing the protein MDFVPAFSAPVGEDRPILWFIFEKNKLLVIRDNGTCAIPDAEDLAARGITPIRRIFLGFLEEKACYAAELDADATVAEPYAWVNLHALMSTIGDELFWIAGRANHLMDWDRSHRFCGRCSQPTEDKPDERAKVCPSCGLVNYPRLSPAVIVAILKDDQILLARNKRFRGPFYSVLAGFVEPGETLEQCVHREIREEVSIEVKNIRYFGSQPWPFPNSLMVGFVADYAAGQVQVDNAELMEAHWFSAHTLPKIPPRISIARQLIEWFVEKQS; encoded by the coding sequence ATGGATTTCGTTCCCGCATTTTCCGCCCCGGTCGGTGAGGATCGACCGATCCTATGGTTTATTTTCGAGAAGAACAAACTGCTGGTCATCCGTGATAACGGCACCTGTGCCATTCCCGACGCCGAAGATCTTGCCGCCCGGGGGATCACCCCCATCCGCAGGATCTTTCTTGGTTTTCTGGAAGAGAAGGCCTGCTATGCCGCTGAATTGGACGCGGACGCGACGGTTGCCGAGCCGTATGCCTGGGTGAACCTGCACGCCCTGATGAGTACGATCGGTGACGAGCTGTTCTGGATTGCCGGCCGGGCCAATCATCTCATGGACTGGGACCGGTCCCACCGTTTTTGCGGGCGCTGCAGCCAGCCCACCGAGGACAAACCCGATGAACGGGCCAAGGTGTGCCCGTCATGCGGCCTGGTCAACTACCCCCGCCTGAGCCCGGCGGTGATCGTTGCGATACTCAAGGACGATCAGATTTTGCTGGCGCGCAACAAACGCTTCCGGGGACCGTTTTACAGCGTGCTGGCCGGGTTCGTCGAGCCGGGTGAGACCCTGGAGCAGTGCGTCCATCGGGAGATCCGTGAAGAGGTCAGTATCGAAGTCAAAAACATCCGATATTTCGGCAGCCAGCCATGGCCCTTTCCCAACTCCCTGATGGTGGGGTTTGTGGCCGACTACGCCGCTGGCCAGGTCCAGGTGGACAATGCCGAACTGATGGAGGCGCACTGGTTTTCGGCGCACACCCTTCCCAAAATTCCCCCGCGGATCAGCATTGCCCGCCAGCTTATTGAGTGGTTTGTGGAGAAGCAATCGTAA